The sequence CCCCGGGCTCCTCCAGGCTCCCGGGGCCGTGCAGTGCGAGCAGGCACCGGGAGAGGGACCCACCGCCCCGGCAACACCGGCACCGGGCAGCGGGGTTGGGGGCTGCCGCAGCGTCGGGGCGGTGGAGGGGACCCGGGGGTGATGGAGGGGTCACGAGTGGGGATGACagaggggacactggggctgaTGGACAGGTTCATCCACGGGGACCCTGAGCCCACAGCCCCCCCGTGTGTCCCCTGCTGCTGTGTCACAGCCAGGACAAGGCTGTGTCCCTGTTCCCCAAGTCACCTGCCCCTGCTCGGCCCCCTGCCAGGGGATCGGCTGGGCTGGGGAACCACGAGTGGGCACAGACACACCCCTGCACATGGGCACACAGAGCCGTGACCGTGCCTGTGACCAGGCAAACACATGTGAAAGCCGGTGCAGGGgcacacacgtgcacacgcGTGCAGTCAGGGCTTGTCagcccctcccagccccagagccccccgGCTGCAGGGCCCTGGGGGGCAGGATGGGCCCTGCCACGGCAGCCCTGAGCTGGCCTCCTGCCCCGGGGGTGGTGGGGGCTACCCCCATGCACCCCAACTTGCCCCCACCAGGCCCTGGGGAAGGTCCATCCACAGCCGCTGCAGGAGGCAGGGTGTCCCCCGAGGCGGTCGGGAGTCACGGGACAGCTCAGGTCAGCGCTGGCCGGGGCACCCCCGGCCCGTGGGGTTGCACAACCCCTGATGCAATTTCCTTCTCCCAAAAAGCTTGTttggccccggccccgctcgcaGGGGTTGCGCCAGCGTGAGCCAGAACCGCAGGGGCAGCACCACAGGGAGCAGCACCCCGGGGCTCGCACCCGCCCTCCCTTGGGGCAGCGCAGGGGGACTGTCCCCAGCAGCATCACCCTCGCACCCCAGCCTCGGCCCTGACTGCGGCGGTCACGGCAACACGGCGGGGTACGGGGGGCCCTGCTGGGAACTGGGGCGAGGGCAGATCCCCGCTGCAAACTCCCAGTGAAACCCCACGCTCCCCAGCTGGGCACAGAGCCCCACACCTGGCTCCCAGCACTGTCCCCTCCGTGTCATCGTCCCATCAAGGCACCTTCCCAGGGGAGACACATTCCGGCGCTGCCATCTCTTCCCACCACAGAAAACAGGCTGCAAACCATCCTCCCTCGTGTGCCTGCCCCTGACACCCCCCATCCAGCCTCAGACAGGCCCCCACGGGAGCCACTGGGACAGGGACAGGCCACCTGCGgaccccagcacagcagcacgcTGGGCAGAACTGGGACCAGCCCATGGgaaccccctccccagccccagtaCCCCACAGCACACCCTCCCAGCCCCTACTGGTCCCAGTGAGCTCCCCCCAGTTTCACGCTCCCTGGGGGCATGTCCCCGGGCCCCAGACCCCCCGAAACCCCCCGGGGGGGCAGGAATCAGAGCCGTGCCTGGTCATCAGGGCTTGTTTAATAACAAAACTCCAGCTATTGTAGAACAATATTCTCCAGCATCATTGTAATATACAATACGGGGAATGCTCTCAGCAATCTGAGAAGGATACGGCcccccctgcccaggctgcGGGGgggccccgggcagccccgcaAGGGCAGGGGGCCGCGGCTGCCGGCCCCGGGATGCAGCCGAGTCCCGGCGATGTCGGTGGCGGCTCCGGAGCGGTCTCAGCGGCACAGGATGCGGTCGGCAGCGGGCACGCACGGAGCCTGCGGGAAAGGGGGGGCGAGACGGCCGGTCAGCGCCGGGCAGGGGGtgccggggaggaggaggagggtggaaaggggcaggaggaaggcgCACCCCCGGGGATGGGACAGCGCGGTGCAGAGCGGGGCGGCCCAGCGGGACCGGGCCGGTGCCGCCGGGCTCGGGGGGTCCCCACTCACCTCGGGGGGgtccccggcggggcgggggggcccgCGCTGCAGCGCCAGCTGCAGGTCCCAGATGTAGTCGATAacgtgctgcagcagctccacctTGGAGACCCGCCGGTGCCGCGGCAGCGTGGGCACCAGCGCCCGCAGCCGCGAGTAGCAGCCCTTCATGTCGTACAGCAGCGCGGCGGCCGCCTGCTCCGCcgcccccgggcccggcccgcaGCGAGCGGCCTCCCCGGGCCGCACCGCCTTCAGCGCGCCGCCGGCGCCCGCGGGCAGCGGCGaggggggcgcggcggcggcgaccTTCATGGCGAGGGGCGGCGGCGAGGGGGCGACCGGCGGCGACGGGACCCTGCGGGCGGACAGCGGAGcgcgccccgcgccgcgccAATTATAGagcgccggcggcgggggggcggggcctcggGGAGGGCGGCGACCAatggcggcgcggcgggggcggggacGGCCCCGCCCACCCCATTCATGCTCCCCCCGAAGGGCAGCGCCTTAaaggggcagcggcgggggctCGGGCTGCGGCGCGGGGGGCATCGGGGTGCGGGGGCTACCGGGGTGCGggcaccccccccgccccgccgcgtTCCCCGCCATTAACGGGGGTGATTGCCCCGCGGGCTCCCGGTGTGGGGctccccgccaccgcccccccgccgccccagACCGTTCGACGCCAGGGCCGTGACGTCACCCATTCATAAACCCCGCGCGCTGTCAGCGCGGCGCCGCGCGGGCGGTGCCCATGGCGACGGGGGcgggatggggggggggcaccgggacccccaCGGGGACACGGAGGCACGGCCATGCCCACCGGGGGCACCCCGCGCTCCCCCGTCCCCGGTTCgctctccccagccccggggccacCCCGTTCGCCCCCCGGTCCTGGGGCTGAAACCTCCGCGGAGCTGCTcggcggcggctgccggggcagggggggggtcTCCTGACACCGGGGGGGGTCTCCAGGCACCCAGCAGGACCCCGGCCCGCCGGACCCCCAACACTTCGCAGGGCAGCGCtgacagggacccccccagcccaccccgaAGGGCACGAAGCCGCGCAGGAGCGAGCAGGGGGCGCGCAGGCAGAGCGGGGCCTCGGCAGCCACACTGACATACAGGCAcacgtgtgtctgtgtgtgtctgtatggaCATACACAAACACGTGCACGGGAAGATTCACGCACGTACCCAACCCTCTGGATGCACACGTGTGCGCAAAGATGTCTGTAAGTccacacagatgcacacacagatgcacacacgggtgcacacgcacacacgtgcacacacatgtacagaGACGCACATGCACAGATGCAGAGGCACCCCTGGCCGAAggcacgtacacacacacacatacactgaCACACCCCCTGCCTTGCACACCCATGCGTGTGCCCAGGAGCCAGAGcagcccctgccaccccccgCAGACCCCGCGCCACGGGGCCTGGCTGCCCCGGGCATTGCTGGCCACTGTGCCGGGCTCCACCGTGAACAAAGCCAGCGCGGTACCAGGACACCCCGACCCCACACCGTGCTCAGCTGCCCCGGGCTTGCCGGGGGCACAGGGCTGCCAGCATGGGCTGCACTGCTGCGGTGGCACCGCTGTGATGGCACTTTCATGGTGGCACAGCCACTGGGACAGCCCAGACACCGTGTGCCCTTCCTGGCCAGAGAGCGTGCCATGCAGCCGGCCCCAGCGTGGGGGCAGAGGGCCCGCTGCCCTTTGTGGGGGTGGGCTGGTGACcagaccccccctcccccatgCCAGCCATGCTCAGAGCGGCTGGAGCCTCCCCAGGTGTGCAGGGAGCCGAAGgcctcccctcctcttcctcctctgggGGGGGGCAGCAATCCCGGAGAGCACAGACGGGCTCTAaccctgccagcctggctgggggagCTGCGTCCCTctgtccccgtgtccctcctccctgtccccccgACGCCGGTGTGGCGGCGGTTCCCAGGGTGGGCACGGCGCTGGGGTCGCCCCCTCCATTCAGGGCTCGGCGGAGGGCCTGGTGCTGCCCGGTTCCCACCGTGGCTCTCAAAGCTGCTAATTAGCCCCCATCTGGCGGCGGTGGCCGGGGACATTGTGCGCAGGAATGCCTTTCAGTGCCGCCGGCCGGCCGGGCGCCGCCAGCTGCGCCGCCAACAATGCGCCGCGGTGGGACGAGCCAGCCCCCGCGCCCCAGCGGGCACCCTGCCCGCGCCCCGGCCACCCCAGGCGGCACGGGGACCGGGATGGGCTTCGCTGCCGTGGCGGGTGTCATGGCACACGTGGCACAGCCGCCCCGGCTGCCGGTGGCCCTGGCCCATGGGATGCCCCTGGCTATGGGACACCCTTGCCCCGTCGCTCTGCATGTCGGGGTGCTGGCGATGGGGTGCTGGGGTCAGGGCTGCCAGCGTGGCCCCGGAACGCTGCCGTGGCCACAGCTGGGTACGGGGTCCCGGCACGGCGTGCTGGCCAGCGCGGCCAGTGTTGTCCGGCAAGACGGATAGCTTCATTTCCATGTCAATTCTGGGAACGGGGCGAGCAGCGCGGTAACAGCGGCCTCGGCCATATGGCGCTGGCGGGGCTCAGCCCGGCCGGGGGCGGCTGCTTGGCGCGGAGCAGGGGTTGCCCGGCAGCCGAGCACATCAAagcccccggccgccccccgccccgccgggaccACACAGGGCACGGCCGCGCCAGGCCGGCGAGGGGCCGCGGGGGCTGCGATGGGGCCAGGGGCAGGCCggcaccccagccccacagcacccagccccGCAGCACCCAGCCCCGCAGCACCCAGCCCCGTGCTGGGGcacccagggctctgcagggctgcgagcaggagggaaggcagcacaGACACCACGGGTCAGGCTGGGGCCCCCCCCCAGTGAACGGCACCCCCAAACccgggctgctcctgccctggctggggtTGGGCTCCATCCAGGTCCCCTCGCCCCGTGCCACCCACGGATCGGCCCTGGGGCTGCGCTGAGCCTCCAGCCCCCCGTGCCCGCAGGACGGTGCTGAGCCGGGGCCGCAGATGGAGCAGGGGCCGCCGGCACAGCTGCAGCGGGGCCGAGGCCTGAGAAAGCCCCTGCGTGTCCCCCTCCCGCCCTCTCCCTTCCCGTCCCCGGCTCCATCCGCTGCAGCCCAGACCCGCTGGAGCCAGGCGGCCCTTCCTGGGATTTATTCCAGCTTCCTGCCCCTCCTCGTCACCCCGTGCCGGGGCCGCTCTCGGCCGCTTCCTCTCCCCGCTCGCAGCCGCCGGCCGGGCGCCACCGCCGGCACCCGCCACCACCCCGCGGGACCCCCACTGCATCCCCGGCCCTGCACGGTGGGGCAcgaggggctgcagcacccGTCACCCAGCACCCATCCCACCAGCTGCGCTCCCGGCCACGGTGGGGACACCGCGGGGCTCTGGGGATGAGCAGCCCCGGTGTCCCCACACCAGCACTCCCCACCCATGAAACCACCATCTCACTGCCCAGCCTTTGCACCCAGGGGTGCCCCCTGCGcacccccagctcagccctggcagGAGTTTGGCATGAGGGGAGGGTGCCCGGGGGTTCCCCCCGCATCGCCGCCCTGAGGGGCCGTGGGTGGCATCACCCCGAACCCCACggctgccggcggcggggcaggcTGGGCCCGGCTCCGTGGATCGATTCCCACCAGAGCCGGTGCGTTCGTGTTTCCGCAGCTGGAGGGACCCTGCGGCGAGGGGAAGGTGGCCCAGTGGTGGCCCCGACACAGCGGAGCCGCACGGCCGCGGCGGTGCCGGGAGCGGAGGTGCCGCAGGGCCCAGGTGCA comes from Nyctibius grandis isolate bNycGra1 chromosome 19, bNycGra1.pri, whole genome shotgun sequence and encodes:
- the ID1 gene encoding DNA-binding protein inhibitor ID-1, coding for MKVAAAAPPSPLPAGAGGALKAVRPGEAARCGPGPGAAEQAAAALLYDMKGCYSRLRALVPTLPRHRRVSKVELLQHVIDYIWDLQLALQRGPPRPAGDPPEAPCVPAADRILCR